One part of the Chiroxiphia lanceolata isolate bChiLan1 chromosome 14, bChiLan1.pri, whole genome shotgun sequence genome encodes these proteins:
- the KIF4A gene encoding chromosome-associated kinesin KIF4A isoform X2, translating to MLRDEDKGIPVRVALRCRPLVPRESSEGCQSCLFFVPGEPQVVVGKDKSFTYDYVFDPSAEQEEVFNTAVSPLVRGIFKGYNATVLAYGQTGSGKTYSMGGTYTASQEQEPSVGVIPRVIRLLFEEKQQRQDWEFVLKVSYLEIYNEDILDLLCPSRERSSQISIREDPKEGIKIVGLTERNVTCAQDTVSCLEQGNNARTVGSTAMNSQSSRSHAIFTICIDQKKKNDKNCSFHSKLHLVDLAGSERQKKTKAEGDRLKEGININKGLLALGNVISALGDENKKGGFVPYRDSKLTRLLQDSLGGNSHTLMIACVSPADSNLEETLNTLRYADRARKIKNKPIVNVDPQAAELHQLKQQVQELQVLLLQAHGGTLPVSINLAPSENLQSLMEKNQCLMEENQKLSQGLSEAAGQTAQMLERMILTEQENEKMNAKLEQLQQHAVCKLDLQKLVETVEDEELKENVEVIRNLQQVLAEFQSENAATAEAAAEMASPEQEATGEAELGQDSKRASNDFTTQHALRQAQLSKELLELNKALTLKEALAKKMAQNDNQLEPIQSQYQTNIKDLELEVSNLQKEKEELVLALHMAKKDINQAKLSERRRKRLQELEGQINELKKKLNEQSKLLKLKESTERTVSKLNQEIREMKHQRVQLMRQMKEDTEKFRQWKQKKDKEVIQLKEKDRKRQYELLKLERDFQKQANVLRRKTEEAAAANKRLKEALQRQKEAADKRKESQSRGLEGVAARVKSWLANEVEVLVSTEEARRHLADLLEDRKILAQELQQLKEKKESGENPPPKLRRRTYCLAELQSPEVDLSISKQIESLETEMELRSAQIADLQQKLLDADNGDRAKQRWDSIATILEAKCALKYLLGELVSSKVQESKLQSSLEQGKATCSDVQKMLMEERNHITELEAEFQNQLVVQEQQHQEKVLYLLSQLQQKEAEEKKWEDSLNEQEKQLQERLRFQEEEMEKIKEENQELLQENDSLKQKLLLLQVVSGQKLRHIQQRPPESPDSSFDYIPAKPRARRQTTAKPRAPSPEMDLEELLSDSGDLEDADWVPAKAARGAKKSLTGCSCRGRCGNRQCGCRRQKVGCSSGCSCDQATCRNRDHALEATTCEDPQRDSEGSLKLEDPTMVKAGESFFQPLCVTPTTKVLQDITAQEGLQKMPSSPSSLLLRDEEAQENQIPFVKRKKRMLSSNISFFSGCTPIKEEFQ from the exons ATGCTGCGAGACGAGGACAAGGGCATCCCGGTGCGCGTGGCGCTGCGCTGCCGCCCGCTCGTGCCCCGGGAGAGCAGCgagggctgccagagctgcctgtTCTTCGTGCCCGGCGAGCCGCAG GTCGTGGTGGGCAAGGACAAGTCCTTCACCTACGATTACGTGTTCGACCCCTCGGCAGAGCAAGAAGAGGTTTTCAACACGGCGGTGTCTCCTCTGGTCCGAGGCATCTTCAAAG gataCAATGCCACTGTCTTGGCCTATGGACAGACTGGATCTGGGAAAACCTACTCCATGGGAGGCACCTACAcagccagccaggagcaggagcccaGCGTGGGGGTCATCCCAAGGGTCATCAGGCTGCTCTttgaggagaagcagcaaaggcaggatTGGGAATTCGTCCTCAAAGTTTCTTATCTTGAG ATCTACAATGAGGACATCCTGGACCTGCTGTGCCCCTCGAGGGAACGCTCCTCCCAGATCAGCATCAGGGAGGATCCCAAGGAGGGCATCAAG ATTGTAGGGTTAACTGAAAGAAATGTCACCTGTGCCCAAGACACTGTGTCCTGCCTGGAGCAAGGGAACAATGCCAGGACAGTGGGATCCACGGCCATGAACTCCCAGTCCTCACGGTCCCACGCCATCTTCACCATCTGCATCgaccagaagaagaaaaatgacaa GAACTGCAGTTTTCACTCCAAACTGCACCTGGTGGATCTTGCTGGCTCTGAGAGGCAGAAGAAGACCAAGGCTGAGGGAGACAGACTAAAAGAAG GGATCAACATCAACAAAGGCCTCCTGGCCCTGGGGAACGTCATCAGTGCTCTTGGGGATGAGAACAAAAAGGGTGGGTTTGTCCCCTACAGAGACTCCAAGTTGACAAGACTGCTGCAAG aCTCCCTGGGAGGGAACAGCCACACCCTGATGATTGCCTGTGTGAGCCCAGCAGACTCCAACCTGGAGGAGACCCTGAACACTCTGCGTTACGCTGACAGGGCCAGGAAGATCAAGAACAAACCCATTGTCAACGTGGATCcccaggcagctgagctgcacCAGCTCAAGCAGCAG GTCCAAGAGCTGCAGGTGTTGCTGCTGCAGGCCCATGGAGGGACCCTCCCTGTGTCTATCAA CCTGGCACCCTCTGAGAACCTACAGTCCCTGATGGAGAAGAACCAGTGCCTGATGGAGGAGAACCAGAAGCTGAGCCAGGGGCTGAGTGAGGCTGCTGGACAGACAGCACAGATGCTGGAGAGGATGATCCTG ACAgaacaagaaaatgagaagatgaATGCCAAGCTagagcagctccagcaacaTGCTGT GTGCAAGTTGGACCTGCAGAAGTTGGTGGAGACAGTGGAGGATGaggagctgaaggaaaatgtggaGGTGATTCGTAACCTGCAGCAGGTGTTGGCTGAGTTCCAG AGTGAAAATGCTGccacagcagaagctgctgcagagatggCAAGCCCTGAACAGGAGGCTACAGGT GAAGCAGAACTGGGCCAGGATTCCAAGAGAGCCTCGAACGACTTCACCACCCAACACGCCCTTCGCCAGGCCCAGCTgtccaaggagctgctggagctcaaCAAAGCCCTGACCCTGAAAGAGGCACTTGCCAAAAAGATGGCTCAGAATGATAATCAGTTGGAGCCCATTCAGTCCCAGTACCAG ACTAACATCAAGGATCTGGAATTGGAGGTCAGCaatttgcaaaaagaaaaggaggaattgGTCCTTGCTCTGCACATGGCAAAGAAGGATATCAACCAGGCCAA GCTGAGCGAGCGGCGGCGCAAAaggctccaggagctggagggacaAATCAACGAGCTGAAGAAGAAGCTGAATGAACAATCCAAGCTCCTGAAGCTGAAGGAATCCACGGAGCGCACGGTGTCCAAACTGAACCAGGAGATCAGG gaaatgaaGCACCAAAGAGTCCAGCTGATGCGGCAGATGAAAGAAGACACTGAGAAATTCAGGCAGTGGAAGCAAAAGAAGGACAAGGAAGTGATccagctgaaggaaaag gATCGTAAGAGACAGTACGAACTCCTcaagctggagagggatttccAGAAACAGGCCAATGTCCTTCGGCGCAAAACAGAGGAG gcagcagctgccaacaAGCGGCTGaaggaggccctgcagagacagaAGGAGGCTGCAGACAAACGCAAGGAGAGCCAGAGCCGGGGCCTGGAAGGAGTGGCTGCCCGAGTGAAG AGCTGGCTGGCAAACGAAGTGGAGGTTCTGGTGAGCACGGAGGAGGCTCGGCGGCACCTCGCAGACCTGCTGGAGGACAGGAAGATCTtggcccaggagctgcagcagctcaaagagaagaaagagtcCGGGGAAAACCCACCTCCAAAGCTCCGG AGAAGGACCTactgcctggcagagctgcagtccCCAGAGGTGGATCTCTCCATATCCAAGCAGATTGAAAGCCTGGAAACTGAGATGGAGCTCAG GAGTGCCCAGATAGCAGATCTGCAGCAGAAACTCCTGGATGCAGACAATGGGGATCGTGCCAAGCAGCGCTGGGACAGCATTGCCACAATCCTGGAGGCCAAATGTGCTCTGAAGTACCTCCTGGGAGAG CTGGTCTCCTCCAAAGTCCAGGAGAGCAAGctccagagcagcctggagcagggcaaAGCCACCTGCTCAGACGTGCAGAAGATGCTGATGGAAGAGAGAAACCAcatcacagagctggaggctgagTTCCAAAATCAGCTTGTGGTGCAGGAACAACAACACCAGGAAAAG GTTCTGTACCTGCTCAGCCAACTCCagcaaaaagaagcagaagagaagaaatgggaAGATTCCCTAAATgagcaggagaagcagctgcaggagcgACTCAGGTTCCAG gaggaagagatggagaaaataaaggagGAGAACCAGGAACTCCTCCAGGAAAATGACTCTCTGAAACAG AAACTGCTGCTCCTCCAAGTTGTCAGTGGCCAGAAGCTCCGGCACATCCAGCAAAGGCCACCAGAGTCTCCAGACTCTTCTTTCGATTATATCCCAGCCAAA CCCAGGGCCCGCCGGCAGACGACGGCCAAGCCGCGCGCGCCCAGCCCGGAGATggacctggaggagctgctctctgACTCTGGGGACCTGGAAGATGCCGACTGGGTTCCTGCCAAAGCAGCCAGAGGGGCAAAGAAAAGCCTCACAGGG TGCTCGTGCCGGGGCCGCTGTGGGAACAGGcagtgtggctgcaggaggcagaaggTGGGATGTTCCAGCGGCTGCAGCTGTGACCAGGCCACCTGCAGGAACCGGGACCACGCCCTG GAGGCCACGACGTGCGAGGACCCCCAGAGGGACTCAGAGGGCTCCTTGAAGCTGGAAGACCCCACGATGGTGAAAGCAGGAGAGAGCTTCTTCCAGCCCCTGTGTGTCACTCCAACCACAAAG
- the KIF4A gene encoding chromosome-associated kinesin KIF4A isoform X1 codes for MLRDEDKGIPVRVALRCRPLVPRESSEGCQSCLFFVPGEPQVVVGKDKSFTYDYVFDPSAEQEEVFNTAVSPLVRGIFKGYNATVLAYGQTGSGKTYSMGGTYTASQEQEPSVGVIPRVIRLLFEEKQQRQDWEFVLKVSYLEIYNEDILDLLCPSRERSSQISIREDPKEGIKIVGLTERNVTCAQDTVSCLEQGNNARTVGSTAMNSQSSRSHAIFTICIDQKKKNDKNCSFHSKLHLVDLAGSERQKKTKAEGDRLKEGININKGLLALGNVISALGDENKKGGFVPYRDSKLTRLLQDSLGGNSHTLMIACVSPADSNLEETLNTLRYADRARKIKNKPIVNVDPQAAELHQLKQQVQELQVLLLQAHGGTLPVSINSLAPSENLQSLMEKNQCLMEENQKLSQGLSEAAGQTAQMLERMILTEQENEKMNAKLEQLQQHAVCKLDLQKLVETVEDEELKENVEVIRNLQQVLAEFQSENAATAEAAAEMASPEQEATGEAELGQDSKRASNDFTTQHALRQAQLSKELLELNKALTLKEALAKKMAQNDNQLEPIQSQYQTNIKDLELEVSNLQKEKEELVLALHMAKKDINQAKLSERRRKRLQELEGQINELKKKLNEQSKLLKLKESTERTVSKLNQEIREMKHQRVQLMRQMKEDTEKFRQWKQKKDKEVIQLKEKDRKRQYELLKLERDFQKQANVLRRKTEEAAAANKRLKEALQRQKEAADKRKESQSRGLEGVAARVKSWLANEVEVLVSTEEARRHLADLLEDRKILAQELQQLKEKKESGENPPPKLRRRTYCLAELQSPEVDLSISKQIESLETEMELRSAQIADLQQKLLDADNGDRAKQRWDSIATILEAKCALKYLLGELVSSKVQESKLQSSLEQGKATCSDVQKMLMEERNHITELEAEFQNQLVVQEQQHQEKVLYLLSQLQQKEAEEKKWEDSLNEQEKQLQERLRFQEEEMEKIKEENQELLQENDSLKQKLLLLQVVSGQKLRHIQQRPPESPDSSFDYIPAKPRARRQTTAKPRAPSPEMDLEELLSDSGDLEDADWVPAKAARGAKKSLTGCSCRGRCGNRQCGCRRQKVGCSSGCSCDQATCRNRDHALEATTCEDPQRDSEGSLKLEDPTMVKAGESFFQPLCVTPTTKVLQDITAQEGLQKMPSSPSSLLLRDEEAQENQIPFVKRKKRMLSSNISFFSGCTPIKEEFQ; via the exons ATGCTGCGAGACGAGGACAAGGGCATCCCGGTGCGCGTGGCGCTGCGCTGCCGCCCGCTCGTGCCCCGGGAGAGCAGCgagggctgccagagctgcctgtTCTTCGTGCCCGGCGAGCCGCAG GTCGTGGTGGGCAAGGACAAGTCCTTCACCTACGATTACGTGTTCGACCCCTCGGCAGAGCAAGAAGAGGTTTTCAACACGGCGGTGTCTCCTCTGGTCCGAGGCATCTTCAAAG gataCAATGCCACTGTCTTGGCCTATGGACAGACTGGATCTGGGAAAACCTACTCCATGGGAGGCACCTACAcagccagccaggagcaggagcccaGCGTGGGGGTCATCCCAAGGGTCATCAGGCTGCTCTttgaggagaagcagcaaaggcaggatTGGGAATTCGTCCTCAAAGTTTCTTATCTTGAG ATCTACAATGAGGACATCCTGGACCTGCTGTGCCCCTCGAGGGAACGCTCCTCCCAGATCAGCATCAGGGAGGATCCCAAGGAGGGCATCAAG ATTGTAGGGTTAACTGAAAGAAATGTCACCTGTGCCCAAGACACTGTGTCCTGCCTGGAGCAAGGGAACAATGCCAGGACAGTGGGATCCACGGCCATGAACTCCCAGTCCTCACGGTCCCACGCCATCTTCACCATCTGCATCgaccagaagaagaaaaatgacaa GAACTGCAGTTTTCACTCCAAACTGCACCTGGTGGATCTTGCTGGCTCTGAGAGGCAGAAGAAGACCAAGGCTGAGGGAGACAGACTAAAAGAAG GGATCAACATCAACAAAGGCCTCCTGGCCCTGGGGAACGTCATCAGTGCTCTTGGGGATGAGAACAAAAAGGGTGGGTTTGTCCCCTACAGAGACTCCAAGTTGACAAGACTGCTGCAAG aCTCCCTGGGAGGGAACAGCCACACCCTGATGATTGCCTGTGTGAGCCCAGCAGACTCCAACCTGGAGGAGACCCTGAACACTCTGCGTTACGCTGACAGGGCCAGGAAGATCAAGAACAAACCCATTGTCAACGTGGATCcccaggcagctgagctgcacCAGCTCAAGCAGCAG GTCCAAGAGCTGCAGGTGTTGCTGCTGCAGGCCCATGGAGGGACCCTCCCTGTGTCTATCAA CAGCCTGGCACCCTCTGAGAACCTACAGTCCCTGATGGAGAAGAACCAGTGCCTGATGGAGGAGAACCAGAAGCTGAGCCAGGGGCTGAGTGAGGCTGCTGGACAGACAGCACAGATGCTGGAGAGGATGATCCTG ACAgaacaagaaaatgagaagatgaATGCCAAGCTagagcagctccagcaacaTGCTGT GTGCAAGTTGGACCTGCAGAAGTTGGTGGAGACAGTGGAGGATGaggagctgaaggaaaatgtggaGGTGATTCGTAACCTGCAGCAGGTGTTGGCTGAGTTCCAG AGTGAAAATGCTGccacagcagaagctgctgcagagatggCAAGCCCTGAACAGGAGGCTACAGGT GAAGCAGAACTGGGCCAGGATTCCAAGAGAGCCTCGAACGACTTCACCACCCAACACGCCCTTCGCCAGGCCCAGCTgtccaaggagctgctggagctcaaCAAAGCCCTGACCCTGAAAGAGGCACTTGCCAAAAAGATGGCTCAGAATGATAATCAGTTGGAGCCCATTCAGTCCCAGTACCAG ACTAACATCAAGGATCTGGAATTGGAGGTCAGCaatttgcaaaaagaaaaggaggaattgGTCCTTGCTCTGCACATGGCAAAGAAGGATATCAACCAGGCCAA GCTGAGCGAGCGGCGGCGCAAAaggctccaggagctggagggacaAATCAACGAGCTGAAGAAGAAGCTGAATGAACAATCCAAGCTCCTGAAGCTGAAGGAATCCACGGAGCGCACGGTGTCCAAACTGAACCAGGAGATCAGG gaaatgaaGCACCAAAGAGTCCAGCTGATGCGGCAGATGAAAGAAGACACTGAGAAATTCAGGCAGTGGAAGCAAAAGAAGGACAAGGAAGTGATccagctgaaggaaaag gATCGTAAGAGACAGTACGAACTCCTcaagctggagagggatttccAGAAACAGGCCAATGTCCTTCGGCGCAAAACAGAGGAG gcagcagctgccaacaAGCGGCTGaaggaggccctgcagagacagaAGGAGGCTGCAGACAAACGCAAGGAGAGCCAGAGCCGGGGCCTGGAAGGAGTGGCTGCCCGAGTGAAG AGCTGGCTGGCAAACGAAGTGGAGGTTCTGGTGAGCACGGAGGAGGCTCGGCGGCACCTCGCAGACCTGCTGGAGGACAGGAAGATCTtggcccaggagctgcagcagctcaaagagaagaaagagtcCGGGGAAAACCCACCTCCAAAGCTCCGG AGAAGGACCTactgcctggcagagctgcagtccCCAGAGGTGGATCTCTCCATATCCAAGCAGATTGAAAGCCTGGAAACTGAGATGGAGCTCAG GAGTGCCCAGATAGCAGATCTGCAGCAGAAACTCCTGGATGCAGACAATGGGGATCGTGCCAAGCAGCGCTGGGACAGCATTGCCACAATCCTGGAGGCCAAATGTGCTCTGAAGTACCTCCTGGGAGAG CTGGTCTCCTCCAAAGTCCAGGAGAGCAAGctccagagcagcctggagcagggcaaAGCCACCTGCTCAGACGTGCAGAAGATGCTGATGGAAGAGAGAAACCAcatcacagagctggaggctgagTTCCAAAATCAGCTTGTGGTGCAGGAACAACAACACCAGGAAAAG GTTCTGTACCTGCTCAGCCAACTCCagcaaaaagaagcagaagagaagaaatgggaAGATTCCCTAAATgagcaggagaagcagctgcaggagcgACTCAGGTTCCAG gaggaagagatggagaaaataaaggagGAGAACCAGGAACTCCTCCAGGAAAATGACTCTCTGAAACAG AAACTGCTGCTCCTCCAAGTTGTCAGTGGCCAGAAGCTCCGGCACATCCAGCAAAGGCCACCAGAGTCTCCAGACTCTTCTTTCGATTATATCCCAGCCAAA CCCAGGGCCCGCCGGCAGACGACGGCCAAGCCGCGCGCGCCCAGCCCGGAGATggacctggaggagctgctctctgACTCTGGGGACCTGGAAGATGCCGACTGGGTTCCTGCCAAAGCAGCCAGAGGGGCAAAGAAAAGCCTCACAGGG TGCTCGTGCCGGGGCCGCTGTGGGAACAGGcagtgtggctgcaggaggcagaaggTGGGATGTTCCAGCGGCTGCAGCTGTGACCAGGCCACCTGCAGGAACCGGGACCACGCCCTG GAGGCCACGACGTGCGAGGACCCCCAGAGGGACTCAGAGGGCTCCTTGAAGCTGGAAGACCCCACGATGGTGAAAGCAGGAGAGAGCTTCTTCCAGCCCCTGTGTGTCACTCCAACCACAAAG
- the LOC116794111 gene encoding PDZ domain-containing protein 11 isoform X1, producing the protein MGARCAPPEPAAMEPRAPYDDFPVVFLPPYESPPAWVPPHERVFHPDYNNELTRFLPRTIALQKPPGAQLGFNIRGGKASQLGIFISKVIPDSDAHRAGLQEGDQVLSVNDVDFQDIEHSKAVEILKTAREITMRVRYFPYNYQRQKERTVH; encoded by the exons ATGGGCGCGCGGTGCGCGCCGCCCGAGCCGGCGGCCATGGAGCCCCGCGCTCCCTACGACGACTTCCCGGTGGTTTTCCTGCCGCCCTACGAGAGCCCGCCCGCCTGGGTCCCGCCGCACGAG CGGGTGTTTCACCCCGACTACAACAACGAGCTCACGCGGTTCCTGCCCCGCACCATCGCCCTGCAGAAGCCGCCCGGGGCGCAG TTGGGCTTCAACATCCGGGGAGGAAAAGCCTCCCAGCTGGGGATCTTCATCTCCAAG gtgaTCCCCGACTCGGACGCGCACAGGgcggggctgcaggagggggacCAGGTGCTGTCTGTGAACGACGTGGATTTCCAGGACATCGAGCACAGCAAG GCCGTGGAGATCCTGAAGACGGCCCGGGAGATCACGATGCGCGTGCGCTACTTCCCCTACA ATTACCAGCGGCAGAAGGAACGGACTGTTCACTAA
- the LOC116794111 gene encoding PDZ domain-containing protein 11 isoform X2 has product MEPRAPYDDFPVVFLPPYESPPAWVPPHERVFHPDYNNELTRFLPRTIALQKPPGAQLGFNIRGGKASQLGIFISKVIPDSDAHRAGLQEGDQVLSVNDVDFQDIEHSKAVEILKTAREITMRVRYFPYSEWGRGSGGSTFQPNRVSS; this is encoded by the exons ATGGAGCCCCGCGCTCCCTACGACGACTTCCCGGTGGTTTTCCTGCCGCCCTACGAGAGCCCGCCCGCCTGGGTCCCGCCGCACGAG CGGGTGTTTCACCCCGACTACAACAACGAGCTCACGCGGTTCCTGCCCCGCACCATCGCCCTGCAGAAGCCGCCCGGGGCGCAG TTGGGCTTCAACATCCGGGGAGGAAAAGCCTCCCAGCTGGGGATCTTCATCTCCAAG gtgaTCCCCGACTCGGACGCGCACAGGgcggggctgcaggagggggacCAGGTGCTGTCTGTGAACGACGTGGATTTCCAGGACATCGAGCACAGCAAG GCCGTGGAGATCCTGAAGACGGCCCGGGAGATCACGATGCGCGTGCGCTACTTCCCCTACAGTGAGTGGGGCCGGGGCTCTGGGGGCAGCACCTTCC AGCCAAACAGGGTTTcttcctga